The sequence TCTTAATCAAAAACGCCGGAACAGACACGCTTCATATATTGAGCGCGCGAGCTTCATGCGGGTGTACGGCTGTTTTACCGGATAAACGCAAGCTTGCCCCCGGCGAAACAAGCAGTCTTAAAGTTTCTTTCAACCCAAAAGGAAAATCGGGTAAGCAACTAAAATACGTATATCTTGAAACGGACGACCCTCTTAATAAGAGACTGAAAATAACAATACATGCAAACATTACATCCAATTGACGTTTTAATAATTTTTATGAGAGGTCTTTTATGATTTGTAACAACTGCGGACTCAATAATAACGACGAAAACAAATTTTGCACTAATTGCGGCGTCAAACTTGAAAAAGCAACCGTCTCTTGCAACATGTGCGGCGCGGACAACGATTCTTCAAATACATATTGCGTATCGTGCGGAGCCAAAATCAAGGCGGCTGTGCAGCAGGGCGAACTTCGGCCCAAGAAAAACAAACGCAATCCCTCAAAGACTATCAAAGGGAAACATCGCTCGAACAATTATAATATCGAGAAAAGACTGAATTTCAAACCATTAATAATAACGATAGGGGTTTTCGTCGCCTCTCTGGCAATATACACTATCATCGATAAAAATATAAATAAAGACAATCTTTACAAGCCTGCTAATTTTGAAATTAAGAGCGGCAATCCCGCCGTAGAAGCAAAAGTTTACGAGATCGCTTCTAAATTCGTTTGCTCTTGCGGCACCTGCGGCGAAGAATCGCTCGAGCTTTGTACGTGTCCCCGCGCCGCCGAGGAAAGGCAGTTTATCAGAGAATACGTCGAAAAAAATGCGAATTCATCCGACATAATAATGGCGCTTGCAAATAAATACGGATACCTTAAGTCTGAATACGCAAAAAGTTACAATGTGGATAAATCGCGAGTCTGGAATACTACGGAGATAAAATACCCTTCAAGTCCGGCTAAAGGAATTAACGCGAGCGCGCAAAGCGCAACTTTTGCCGACATAAATAATATTTATTCGGCTTTTAATTGTCCTTGCGGTCAATGCGGCATAGACGAACTTAAAGATTGCAATTGCAATCATCCGAACGGAGCGACGGAAGTCAAAAAATTCATTAGAGATAGGATTGCCGAGAACAAATATAGCGTCGATCAAATTATTGAGCTTGTAGATAAACGATACGGCGGAAAAAAAATATAATTACGCATTTGTCTTTAATCAAGAATAACAACGGAGTTAACCATGTCGATTAATAATTACTGTCCCGAATGCGGAAACAAGATTAACGAGTCGGTTATTTATTGCCCAAATTGCGGAAAAAAAATTCATAATGACGAGAGCAAGCGCGATCGTATTATCGGTAAAACGAGCCGTCGCGGCAACAACCTGTACATCGCGGGAATTATAGTTCTTTTCGTAATATTCTTAATATATTACTTCAATTCCGAACCGAGCAAAGCATATTCAATTATAAAAGAACAACCTCGAGTGACCGACAATGTCGACTATCCTCAGAGCCGTTTCGATCATATAATAACCGTCGCCTTTGAAAAAGACGGAAAAATAATCATACCGCTTGAACTCGTTAAAGAGAATAAATTTGCGCGTTTTCAGGTGGCAGGTTTGCCTGAATCAACGCCGCCGATACTGGCTTACTTAACCGAAGACGGAAAAGTAGTAACCGCAATCAGCATGTGCGAGCCTTGCAACTCTACGGAGTTTCACATACAAGGCGGCGACCTCGTATGCAACTCATGCGGCACCACGTGGGATCTTAATAATCTGGACGCAATAAGCGGATCATGCGGGAAATATCCTCCCGACCCCATTCCAAGCAAGATTGTCGGGAATGAAATTCAGATTGAGAAACAATTTGTAACAAACTGGAGAAGACGGGTCTGAATATGAAAATATATTCCATTGCATTACAGAGTATAAAAAGGAAAAAGTCAAAAAATATATTATTAATCGCGGGACTTTTGCTTTCGGTCGCCTCAGTAATAACAATTATGACGGTAAGCAAAAACATCAACGAAAATGTAGCCGCGGCGCTTGACGAATACGGGGCAAATATACTAGTGACGCCAAAATCGGACAATCTTTCATTAAATTACGCTGGCATTTCGATAAGCAGCACGTCGTACGAGTCCCACGAGCTCAACAACGAAGACATTATTAAAATAAGAAACATAAAAAACAAAAAGAACATAAGCATTGTAGCGCCCAAACTTTTTGTACTCACAGAGATATCAGGGAAAAATGTAATTGTAGCGGGAATTAAAACAAATGAGGAATTCAGACTAAAAAAATGGTGGAAGCTGCGCGGAAAAAAACCAGACGCGTCAGACGAAATCTTTATCGGGGCTAATCTGGCGGGATTATTGTCCCTTAGAGTCAAAGACACGCTTACCATATCCGGCGAAAAATTTATAATAACGGGCGTATTAGAAAAAACCGGGGCACAAGACGACGGTATGCTCTTTATGTCGGTCGATAAAGCTCAATCGCTTTTTTCGAAAGGCAATAAAATCAGTCTTATTGAGATAGCTGCGCTATGCTACGATTGCCCAATCGACGAAATTGTCAGCCAAATTTCTGCGAAGCTGCCGGGCGCATCCGTTACGCCCATCAAACAAGCTATCGAATCCAAAATGACAGCCATTCATCGCTTCGAGCACTTTTCCCTCGGCGTATCGGCAATTATACTTATAATAAGCATGTTGATTGTATTCACAAATATTAACGCTTCGGTAAACGAAAGAACGCGGGAAATCGGAATTTTTCAAGCTGTCGGTTTCAGAAGAATTCATATTATGCAGATTATTCTGCTTGAAGTGATAATGATAAGTCTGACGGCGGGCGCGCTTGGCTACATAACCGGAATTTTAGCGGCTAAATTCATCGTTCCAATACTCTCAATGAATTCAAACGTCAGCGTCGGTTACGATATTAATATCTTATTTCTATCACTTATTTTCTCGGTCTTACTCGGTATGCTCGGAGGATTTTATCCCGCCTACAGAGCGACGAGATTGGACC comes from Melioribacter roseus P3M-2 and encodes:
- a CDS encoding double zinc ribbon domain-containing protein, translating into MICNNCGLNNNDENKFCTNCGVKLEKATVSCNMCGADNDSSNTYCVSCGAKIKAAVQQGELRPKKNKRNPSKTIKGKHRSNNYNIEKRLNFKPLIITIGVFVASLAIYTIIDKNINKDNLYKPANFEIKSGNPAVEAKVYEIASKFVCSCGTCGEESLELCTCPRAAEERQFIREYVEKNANSSDIIMALANKYGYLKSEYAKSYNVDKSRVWNTTEIKYPSSPAKGINASAQSATFADINNIYSAFNCPCGQCGIDELKDCNCNHPNGATEVKKFIRDRIAENKYSVDQIIELVDKRYGGKKI
- a CDS encoding ABC transporter permease is translated as MKIYSIALQSIKRKKSKNILLIAGLLLSVASVITIMTVSKNINENVAAALDEYGANILVTPKSDNLSLNYAGISISSTSYESHELNNEDIIKIRNIKNKKNISIVAPKLFVLTEISGKNVIVAGIKTNEEFRLKKWWKLRGKKPDASDEIFIGANLAGLLSLRVKDTLTISGEKFIITGVLEKTGAQDDGMLFMSVDKAQSLFSKGNKISLIEIAALCYDCPIDEIVSQISAKLPGASVTPIKQAIESKMTAIHRFEHFSLGVSAIILIISMLIVFTNINASVNERTREIGIFQAVGFRRIHIMQIILLEVIMISLTAGALGYITGILAAKFIVPILSMNSNVSVGYDINILFLSLIFSVLLGMLGGFYPAYRATRLDPTAAFRAL
- a CDS encoding DUF1573 domain-containing protein, whose product is MKTKFTLPLAAIILLFLSYNHAVAQTASPRATVEPQAYDFGDIGGDSTVTAYFLIKNAGTDTLHILSARASCGCTAVLPDKRKLAPGETSSLKVSFNPKGKSGKQLKYVYLETDDPLNKRLKITIHANITSN
- a CDS encoding DUF2318 domain-containing protein, translating into MSINNYCPECGNKINESVIYCPNCGKKIHNDESKRDRIIGKTSRRGNNLYIAGIIVLFVIFLIYYFNSEPSKAYSIIKEQPRVTDNVDYPQSRFDHIITVAFEKDGKIIIPLELVKENKFARFQVAGLPESTPPILAYLTEDGKVVTAISMCEPCNSTEFHIQGGDLVCNSCGTTWDLNNLDAISGSCGKYPPDPIPSKIVGNEIQIEKQFVTNWRRRV